From a single Streptomyces misionensis genomic region:
- a CDS encoding ABC transporter substrate-binding protein produces the protein MRITRTGGHGRRAAAVATAVLAASAVLLTGCSSDGDSNASDSNGNITLKLADFGQFGYKEAGLLEQYHKLHPNITVKEETTANEQDYYPKLLQQLNSGSGLGDVTGIEVGRIKEVVDTQAGKFADLSKSINVSDWVSWKEKQATAQDGSVIGAGTDIGPMSLCYRKDLFEKAGLPTDREAVAKAVSGGWEDYLKLGEQYQKKAPAGTKFMDSASAMYNAVVSSSSQQYYDNSGKPVYKDSASVKQGWNLAAEAASKKLSAGLAQFQDPWQAALRKGTVATVVCPAWMAAQISTYSGDAYKGKWDISRAPGTTAANWGGSFLAVPKGGKHVKEAIELVKWLTAPEQQAAVFKAVGVFPSNKGAYQLASVKNAKLPYFSDAPIGQIYADEANSIPEAVLGQKDGVIKDTISTQINNMEQRGTKPDKAWKDATDTIDKAIG, from the coding sequence ATGCGCATCACCCGTACCGGCGGCCACGGCCGCAGAGCGGCGGCCGTGGCCACGGCGGTCCTGGCGGCCTCCGCCGTGCTGCTGACCGGCTGCAGCAGCGACGGCGACTCGAACGCCTCGGACTCCAACGGGAACATCACCCTCAAGCTGGCGGACTTCGGCCAGTTCGGCTACAAGGAAGCCGGCCTGCTGGAGCAGTACCACAAGCTCCACCCGAACATCACCGTCAAGGAGGAGACCACCGCCAACGAGCAGGACTACTACCCGAAGCTGCTTCAGCAGTTGAACTCGGGCAGCGGTCTCGGCGACGTCACGGGCATCGAGGTCGGCCGCATCAAGGAGGTCGTGGACACCCAGGCGGGCAAGTTCGCGGACCTCAGCAAGTCGATCAACGTGAGCGACTGGGTCTCCTGGAAGGAGAAGCAGGCGACCGCGCAGGACGGCTCGGTGATCGGCGCCGGCACCGACATCGGCCCGATGTCCCTGTGCTACCGCAAGGACCTGTTCGAGAAGGCGGGCCTGCCCACCGACCGCGAGGCCGTGGCGAAGGCGGTCTCGGGCGGCTGGGAGGACTACCTCAAGCTGGGCGAGCAGTACCAGAAGAAGGCGCCCGCCGGCACCAAGTTCATGGACTCCGCGAGCGCCATGTACAACGCGGTCGTCAGCTCCTCGTCGCAGCAGTACTACGACAACTCCGGCAAGCCGGTCTACAAGGACAGCGCGTCCGTCAAGCAGGGCTGGAACCTGGCCGCCGAGGCCGCCTCGAAGAAGCTCAGCGCCGGCCTGGCCCAGTTCCAGGACCCGTGGCAGGCGGCGCTGCGCAAGGGCACCGTGGCCACCGTGGTGTGCCCCGCCTGGATGGCCGCGCAGATCTCGACCTACTCCGGTGACGCCTACAAGGGCAAGTGGGACATCTCCCGGGCCCCCGGCACCACCGCGGCCAACTGGGGCGGCTCCTTCCTCGCCGTGCCCAAGGGCGGCAAGCACGTCAAGGAGGCCATCGAGCTGGTCAAGTGGCTGACCGCCCCCGAGCAGCAGGCCGCCGTCTTCAAGGCCGTCGGCGTCTTCCCGTCCAACAAGGGCGCGTACCAGCTGGCCAGCGTGAAGAACGCCAAGCTCCCGTACTTCAGCGACGCCCCGATCGGGCAGATCTACGCCGACGAGGCCAACTCCATCCCGGAGGCCGTGCTCGGTCAGAAGGACGGCGTGATCAAGGACACCATCTCCACCCAGATCAACAACATGGAGCAGCGCGGCACCAAGCCGGACAAGGCCTGGAAGGACGCCACCGACACCATCGACAAGGCGATCGGCTGA
- a CDS encoding carbohydrate ABC transporter permease: protein MATTTPVRGTSTPPPGGSGAAPNGRGGWRSRLWRFDDLASPYAYIAPFFLVFGAFGLYPLLYTGWIALHRVEMTSLSQSQWVGFDNFSKILQDSEFWTAVANTFIIGVLSTVPQLLVALGLAHLLNYKLRASTFWRTVILTPYATSVATAALVFALVFRADGGVLNWVLHFFGAGNTDWGNGEWTSKIAISVIVIWRWTGYNALIYLAAMQAVPSDLYEAASIDGATRWQQFRKVTIPALRPTILFTIVISTIGSMQLFGEPLLLQGGTLGSVGGSEHQYETLSIYLYNYGWKLGHLGPAAAVAWAMLVLLLLIALINWIVGRFVRKSAA, encoded by the coding sequence GTGGCAACGACAACCCCCGTACGGGGTACCAGCACCCCGCCCCCCGGCGGCTCCGGCGCCGCGCCGAACGGCCGCGGCGGGTGGCGCAGCCGGCTGTGGCGCTTCGACGACCTCGCCTCGCCGTACGCCTACATCGCCCCCTTCTTCCTCGTCTTCGGCGCCTTCGGGCTCTACCCCCTCCTCTACACCGGCTGGATCGCCCTGCACCGGGTGGAGATGACGAGCCTGAGCCAGTCCCAGTGGGTCGGCTTCGACAACTTCTCCAAGATCCTCCAGGACTCGGAGTTCTGGACGGCGGTCGCCAACACCTTCATCATCGGCGTCCTCTCCACCGTCCCGCAGCTCCTCGTGGCGCTCGGGCTGGCCCACCTGCTCAACTACAAGCTGCGCGCCAGCACGTTCTGGCGGACGGTCATCCTCACCCCGTACGCCACCTCGGTGGCCACCGCGGCGCTGGTCTTCGCCCTGGTCTTCCGGGCCGACGGCGGTGTCCTCAACTGGGTGCTGCACTTCTTCGGCGCGGGCAACACCGACTGGGGCAACGGGGAGTGGACCTCGAAGATAGCCATCTCGGTCATCGTGATCTGGCGCTGGACCGGCTACAACGCGCTGATCTACCTCGCCGCCATGCAGGCGGTGCCCAGCGACCTGTACGAGGCCGCCTCGATCGACGGAGCGACGCGCTGGCAGCAGTTCCGCAAGGTGACGATCCCCGCGCTGCGGCCCACGATCCTGTTCACCATCGTCATCTCGACGATCGGCTCCATGCAGCTGTTCGGTGAGCCGCTGCTGCTGCAGGGCGGCACGCTCGGCTCCGTCGGCGGCAGCGAGCACCAGTACGAGACGCTCAGCATCTACCTCTACAACTACGGCTGGAAGCTCGGGCACCTGGGCCCGGCTGCCGCCGTGGCCTGGGCGATGCTCGTCCTGCTGCTGCTCATCGCCTTGATCAACTGGATCGTCGGCCGGTTCGTGCGCAAGAGCGCGGCCTGA
- a CDS encoding sensor histidine kinase, which yields MRWALVKVCLAVTTMVVVAFAVPLGLVVREMARDRAFAGAEREAAAVAPALSITTDRDKLERVVASAGAGSKMAVHLPADGTRGPLDIGGRRAADRDVQAVRRLGRASTATVTGGFALLQPVALGSGSIAVVEVYVPESEVTNGVGTAWAVLAGVGLALIVGSVAVADRLGVRMVRPARRLVEGARELGEGKLGARVPEDGPTELRLAAVAFNSMADQVVQLLANERELAADLSHRLRTPLTVLRLNAASLGAGPAAEQTRTAVAQLEREVDTIIRTAREAKPQTVPAGPGAGCDAAEVVRERMEFWSALAEDEGRTWRVAGVDRPVRIPVARADLAAALDALLGNVFRHTPEGTAFAVDVHHGEDAVIVLVSDAGPGIPDPEAAMARGRGSGTAGSTGLGLDIVRRLAESTGGDVRIGGSVLGGTEIRVRFQSDGRGPRGRGHRGAARRRRARTLVSTFNRPRSHP from the coding sequence ATGAGATGGGCCCTGGTCAAGGTGTGCCTCGCGGTCACCACCATGGTCGTGGTCGCCTTCGCGGTGCCGCTCGGCCTGGTGGTCCGCGAGATGGCCCGCGACCGTGCCTTCGCGGGCGCCGAGCGGGAGGCCGCCGCGGTCGCGCCCGCGCTGTCCATCACCACCGACCGGGACAAGCTGGAGCGGGTGGTGGCCTCCGCGGGCGCCGGTTCGAAGATGGCCGTCCATCTGCCCGCCGACGGCACCCGCGGCCCGCTGGACATCGGCGGGCGGCGCGCCGCCGACCGTGACGTCCAGGCGGTGCGCAGGCTCGGCCGGGCCTCCACGGCCACCGTCACCGGCGGCTTCGCCCTGCTCCAGCCGGTGGCGCTCGGCTCCGGTTCGATCGCCGTGGTCGAGGTGTACGTACCGGAGTCGGAGGTGACCAACGGCGTCGGCACGGCCTGGGCGGTGCTGGCCGGCGTCGGCCTCGCGCTGATCGTCGGCTCGGTCGCCGTCGCCGACCGGCTCGGGGTGCGCATGGTGCGGCCCGCGCGCCGGCTGGTCGAGGGCGCGCGCGAACTGGGCGAGGGCAAGCTGGGCGCCCGGGTGCCGGAGGACGGACCGACCGAACTGCGGCTCGCGGCGGTCGCCTTCAACTCCATGGCCGACCAGGTCGTCCAACTCCTGGCCAACGAACGGGAGCTGGCCGCCGACCTCTCGCACCGGCTGCGCACCCCGCTCACCGTGCTCAGGCTCAACGCGGCCTCCCTGGGGGCCGGACCGGCCGCCGAGCAGACCCGCACCGCCGTCGCCCAGCTGGAGCGCGAGGTGGACACCATCATCCGCACGGCCCGGGAGGCCAAGCCGCAGACGGTCCCCGCCGGTCCCGGCGCCGGCTGTGACGCGGCCGAAGTGGTGCGCGAGCGCATGGAGTTCTGGTCCGCGCTCGCCGAGGACGAGGGCCGCACCTGGCGGGTGGCCGGTGTGGACCGCCCGGTGCGGATACCCGTCGCCCGCGCCGACCTGGCCGCCGCGCTCGACGCCCTGCTCGGCAACGTCTTCCGGCACACCCCGGAGGGCACCGCCTTCGCGGTGGACGTGCACCACGGCGAGGACGCGGTGATCGTGCTCGTCTCCGACGCGGGCCCCGGCATACCCGACCCCGAGGCGGCGATGGCCCGCGGCCGGGGTTCCGGAACCGCCGGCTCGACCGGGCTCGGCCTCGACATCGTGCGCAGGCTCGCCGAGTCCACCGGCGGCGACGTCCGCATCGGCGGCTCGGTCCTGGGCGGCACCGAGATACGGGTCCGGTTCCAGTCCGACGGGCGCGGACCGCGCGGGCGGGGCCACCGAGGGGCCGCGCGAAGGCGTCGGGCACGCACCCTGGTCTCCACCTTTAACCGGCCCCGATCCCATCCTTAA
- a CDS encoding carbohydrate ABC transporter permease — protein MTTISPTNTAAPDILAHEGKGRRRFKIGAGQQLKGGPFTYIALVVVGLGSILPLYWTLVAASHDQQRVLDTPPPLIPGGRLWSNLQAAWEQANLGKAIVNSVIVAGCITVATLFFCTLAGYAFAKMRFRGRGVLMTAVIATLTIPPQLSVVPLFMLMSDIGWGGKLESVIFPTLVGAFGVFFMRQYLLEALPYELIEAAKVDGANNIRIVWNVVLPAARPAMMVLGMLTFVQAWNDFFWPFLALNQENPTIQVALGQLSASYTPDQSIVMAGALISTLPLLVVFIVFGKQIVGGIMAGAVKG, from the coding sequence ATGACCACGATCAGTCCCACCAACACCGCCGCGCCGGACATCCTCGCCCACGAGGGCAAGGGCCGCCGGCGCTTCAAGATCGGCGCCGGCCAGCAGCTCAAGGGCGGCCCGTTCACCTACATCGCGCTCGTCGTCGTCGGCCTGGGCTCGATCCTCCCGCTGTACTGGACGCTGGTGGCCGCCTCGCACGACCAGCAGCGGGTCCTGGACACCCCGCCCCCGCTGATACCGGGCGGCAGGCTGTGGAGCAACCTCCAGGCCGCCTGGGAGCAGGCAAACCTGGGCAAGGCCATCGTCAACAGCGTGATCGTGGCCGGCTGCATCACCGTCGCGACCCTGTTCTTCTGCACCCTCGCCGGGTACGCCTTCGCCAAGATGCGCTTCCGCGGCCGTGGCGTGCTGATGACCGCGGTCATCGCCACCCTGACCATCCCGCCGCAGCTCAGCGTGGTCCCGCTGTTCATGCTGATGTCCGACATCGGGTGGGGCGGCAAGCTGGAGTCGGTGATCTTCCCGACCCTGGTCGGCGCCTTCGGTGTCTTCTTCATGCGCCAGTACCTGCTGGAGGCCCTGCCCTACGAGCTGATCGAGGCGGCCAAGGTGGACGGGGCGAACAACATCCGCATCGTCTGGAACGTGGTCCTGCCCGCGGCCCGGCCCGCGATGATGGTGCTCGGCATGCTCACCTTCGTACAGGCGTGGAACGACTTCTTCTGGCCCTTCCTCGCGCTGAACCAGGAGAACCCGACCATCCAGGTGGCGCTCGGCCAGCTCAGCGCCTCCTACACCCCCGACCAGAGCATCGTCATGGCCGGAGCCCTGATCAGCACGCTGCCGCTGCTGGTCGTCTTCATCGTCTTCGGCAAGCAGATCGTCGGCGGCATCATGGCGGGCGCCGTCAAGGGCTGA
- a CDS encoding GH1 family beta-glucosidase: MPEPMTVSFPPAFLWGAATSAYQIEGAVGEGGRTPSIWDTFSHTPGKTAGGDTGDIAVDHYHRYRDDVALMAELGLNAYRFSVSWPRVRPTGRGPAAQAGLDFYRRLVDELLSHGIKPAVTLYHWDLPQELEDAGGWPERDTALRFAEYAQLVGEALGDRVEHWITLNEPWCSAFLGYASGVHAPGRTEPAAALRAAHHLNLAHGLATQALRSVLPAHRSVAVSLNSQVIRPLTQSPADLAAARRIDDLANGVFHGPILHGAYPATLLEATSSVTDWSYVLDGDLADIHQPLDALGLNYYTPALVSSPGSAPDGPRADGHGTSTHSPWPGSEDVAFHQTPGERTAMGWTVEPTGLYDLITRYSREAPGLQLYVTENGAAYDDKRGADGRVHDPERVAYLRAHLAEVNRAIADGADVRGYYLWSLMDNFEWAYGYDKRFGAVYVDYATQERTPKSSALWYARAARAGELPPVEDV; this comes from the coding sequence ATGCCCGAACCGATGACCGTGTCCTTCCCTCCCGCCTTCCTCTGGGGCGCGGCGACGTCCGCGTACCAGATCGAGGGCGCGGTAGGCGAGGGCGGCCGTACCCCCTCGATCTGGGACACCTTCAGCCATACCCCCGGCAAGACGGCCGGCGGCGACACCGGCGACATCGCGGTCGACCACTACCACCGCTACCGCGACGACGTGGCCCTCATGGCCGAACTCGGCCTGAACGCCTACCGCTTCTCGGTGTCCTGGCCGCGGGTGCGGCCCACCGGCCGGGGCCCCGCCGCGCAGGCGGGCCTGGACTTCTACCGCCGGCTGGTCGACGAGCTGCTGTCCCACGGGATCAAGCCCGCCGTCACCCTCTACCACTGGGACCTGCCGCAGGAACTGGAGGACGCGGGCGGCTGGCCGGAGCGGGACACCGCGCTGCGCTTCGCGGAGTACGCGCAGCTCGTGGGCGAGGCGCTCGGTGACCGCGTGGAGCACTGGATCACCCTCAACGAGCCCTGGTGCAGCGCCTTCTTGGGCTACGCCTCCGGGGTGCACGCGCCGGGCCGGACCGAACCGGCCGCCGCCCTGCGCGCCGCCCACCACCTGAACCTGGCCCACGGGCTGGCCACGCAGGCACTGCGCTCGGTGCTGCCCGCGCACCGCTCGGTCGCGGTCAGCCTCAACTCCCAGGTGATCCGGCCGCTGACGCAGAGCCCGGCGGACCTGGCCGCGGCGCGGCGGATCGACGACCTCGCCAACGGCGTCTTCCACGGCCCGATCCTGCACGGCGCGTACCCGGCCACGCTGCTGGAGGCCACCTCGTCGGTCACCGACTGGTCGTACGTCCTCGACGGGGACCTGGCGGACATCCACCAGCCCCTGGACGCGCTGGGCCTCAACTACTACACACCGGCGCTGGTCTCCTCGCCCGGGTCCGCGCCGGACGGCCCGCGCGCGGACGGGCACGGGACGAGCACGCACTCGCCGTGGCCGGGCTCGGAGGACGTGGCGTTCCACCAGACGCCGGGCGAGCGCACCGCGATGGGCTGGACGGTCGAGCCGACGGGCCTGTACGACCTGATCACGCGCTACTCCCGCGAGGCCCCGGGGCTCCAGCTGTACGTGACGGAGAACGGCGCGGCTTACGACGACAAGCGCGGCGCCGACGGCCGGGTGCACGACCCCGAGCGCGTCGCCTATCTGCGCGCCCACCTCGCCGAGGTGAACCGCGCCATCGCCGACGGGGCCGACGTGCGCGGCTACTACCTGTGGTCCCTCATGGACAACTTCGAGTGGGCGTACGGCTACGACAAGCGGTTCGGCGCGGTCTACGTGGACTACGCGACCCAGGAGCGCACCCCCAAGTCGAGCGCCCTCTGGTACGCACGCGCGGCACGGGCCGGGGAACTGCCCCCGGTGGAGGACGTCTGA
- a CDS encoding response regulator transcription factor → MASVLVVEDDQFVRSALIRQLTDASHTVRSVGTALEALREVAHHRFDVVILDLGLPDLDGSEALKMLRGITDVPVIIATARDDEAEIVRLLNAGADDYLTKPFSVDHLSARITAVLRRARAAGGEAPPSAVLRVGGLTVDPLRRQAELDGTRLDLTRREFDLLAFLAGRPGVVVPRRELLAEVWQQSYGDDQTIDVHLSWLRRKLGETAARPRYLHTLRGVGVKLEPPLDAEPPR, encoded by the coding sequence ATGGCAAGTGTGCTCGTGGTCGAGGACGACCAGTTCGTACGCTCGGCGCTCATCCGGCAGTTGACCGACGCCTCGCACACCGTGCGCAGCGTCGGCACCGCGCTGGAGGCGCTGCGCGAGGTCGCGCACCACCGTTTCGACGTGGTGATCCTGGACCTCGGACTGCCCGATCTGGACGGCTCCGAGGCCCTGAAGATGCTGCGCGGCATCACCGACGTCCCGGTCATCATCGCCACCGCCCGGGACGACGAGGCGGAGATCGTCCGCCTGCTCAACGCGGGCGCGGACGACTACCTCACCAAGCCGTTCTCGGTCGACCACCTCTCCGCCCGGATAACGGCGGTGCTGCGCCGGGCCCGTGCGGCCGGCGGCGAGGCCCCGCCCTCGGCCGTCCTGCGCGTCGGCGGCCTCACCGTGGACCCGCTGCGCCGCCAGGCCGAGCTGGACGGCACCCGACTCGACCTCACCCGCCGCGAGTTCGACCTGCTCGCCTTCCTCGCGGGCCGCCCCGGCGTCGTCGTCCCCCGCAGGGAACTCCTCGCCGAGGTCTGGCAGCAGTCGTACGGCGACGACCAGACCATCGACGTCCATCTGTCCTGGCTGCGCCGGAAACTGGGGGAGACGGCGGCCCGGCCGCGCTATCTGCACACCCTGCGGGGCGTCGGGGTGAAGCTGGAGCCGCCCCTGGACGCGGAGCCACCGCGATGA
- a CDS encoding glycoside hydrolase family 18 protein yields MSTHRRRISGRNKAIGGLVAAAVVGGGALLFTGTASAAVVNAAYTRTSDWSTGYTGQYVVTNNSTAREKSWTLEFDLPAGAKLSSLWNGESSVSGQHVTVRPASWDTQGLAPGASVTVGFVVEGSGAPTGCRIDDAPCSADDGPAPEPSGRPTQSQSPAPTPTPTPTKTSTPTPTPTTGTGTTASAGFAPYVDTSLYPAYDLLGAANATGVKNYNLAFVTDGGGCTPKWGGVTDPADDAVAAQIGKLRAAGGDVRVSFGGASGSELATTCSSADALAAAYGKVIDAFKLTKVDFDVEGGALPDTAANTRRAQAIAKLQAQHPDLDVSFTLPVMPEGLTQDGVNLLTNAKANGVRTGTVNIMAMDYGSSYSGDMGDYAEQAATATQAQVKSVLGLSDAAAWKAVAVTPMIGVNDVSSEVFKVDDATRLADFAKSKGLGGLSMWSAARDQQCPGGPKPSADPTCSSITQDKYAFAKAFAAFG; encoded by the coding sequence ATGAGCACGCACCGGCGCAGGATCAGTGGCAGGAACAAGGCGATAGGCGGTCTGGTCGCCGCGGCCGTGGTCGGCGGCGGCGCGCTCCTGTTCACGGGCACGGCGAGCGCGGCGGTGGTGAACGCCGCGTACACCAGGACCAGCGACTGGTCGACCGGCTACACCGGCCAGTACGTCGTCACCAACAACAGCACCGCGCGGGAGAAGTCCTGGACGCTGGAGTTCGACCTGCCGGCCGGGGCCAAGCTGTCCTCGCTGTGGAACGGCGAGTCGAGCGTCAGCGGACAGCACGTCACCGTGCGTCCCGCGAGCTGGGACACCCAGGGCCTGGCCCCGGGCGCGTCGGTGACCGTCGGCTTCGTGGTCGAGGGCAGCGGCGCCCCGACGGGCTGCCGGATCGACGACGCCCCCTGCTCCGCCGACGACGGCCCGGCCCCCGAGCCGAGCGGCCGCCCGACCCAGAGCCAGTCCCCGGCGCCGACCCCGACCCCCACGCCCACCAAGACGTCGACCCCCACCCCCACCCCGACCACCGGCACGGGCACCACCGCCTCGGCCGGCTTCGCCCCCTACGTGGACACCTCCCTCTACCCGGCCTACGACCTGCTCGGCGCCGCGAACGCGACCGGGGTGAAGAACTACAACCTGGCGTTCGTCACCGACGGCGGCGGCTGCACCCCCAAGTGGGGCGGGGTCACCGATCCGGCCGACGACGCGGTGGCCGCACAGATCGGCAAGCTGCGGGCCGCGGGCGGTGACGTCCGGGTCTCCTTCGGCGGCGCCTCCGGCTCCGAGCTGGCCACCACCTGCTCCTCCGCGGACGCGCTCGCGGCGGCGTACGGCAAGGTGATCGACGCGTTCAAGCTGACCAAGGTCGACTTCGACGTCGAGGGCGGCGCGCTGCCCGACACGGCCGCGAACACCCGCCGCGCCCAGGCCATCGCCAAGCTCCAGGCCCAGCACCCCGACCTGGACGTCTCCTTCACCCTCCCGGTGATGCCCGAGGGCCTCACCCAGGACGGCGTGAACCTGCTGACCAACGCCAAGGCCAACGGCGTCCGGACCGGCACCGTCAACATCATGGCGATGGACTACGGCTCCTCCTACAGCGGCGACATGGGCGACTACGCCGAGCAGGCCGCCACCGCCACCCAGGCCCAGGTCAAGAGCGTGCTCGGACTCTCCGACGCGGCCGCCTGGAAGGCCGTCGCGGTCACCCCGATGATCGGCGTCAACGACGTCTCCTCCGAGGTCTTCAAGGTCGACGACGCCACCCGGCTGGCGGACTTCGCCAAGTCGAAGGGCCTCGGCGGCCTGTCCATGTGGTCGGCCGCCCGCGACCAGCAGTGCCCCGGCGGCCCCAAGCCCTCCGCCGACCCGACGTGCAGCTCCATCACCCAGGACAAGTACGCCTTCGCCAAGGCGTTCGCCGCCTTCGGCTGA
- a CDS encoding histidine phosphatase family protein encodes MAPRILLARHGQTAWSLSGKHTGRTDVPLLEEGRRGAKLLGERLHRAPLNGLPGVEVRTSPLSRARETCELAGFGERAETWDALLEWDYGAYEGMTPAQIQAVRPGWLIWRDGVPEGETTAEVTARVDEVIGWARSADRDVLLFAHGHILRSLAARWLGFPLDFGARIRLNPTSLSILGWAYGEPALESWNDVGHLAD; translated from the coding sequence ATGGCACCGCGCATCCTGCTGGCCCGGCACGGACAGACCGCCTGGTCGCTGTCCGGCAAGCACACCGGCCGGACCGATGTGCCGCTCCTGGAAGAGGGCCGGCGCGGGGCGAAGCTGCTCGGCGAGCGGCTGCACCGGGCGCCGCTGAACGGGCTGCCGGGCGTCGAGGTGCGCACCAGCCCGCTGTCGCGGGCGCGCGAGACCTGCGAACTCGCCGGGTTCGGGGAGCGGGCCGAGACCTGGGACGCGCTGCTGGAGTGGGACTACGGCGCGTACGAGGGGATGACCCCGGCGCAGATCCAGGCGGTGCGGCCCGGGTGGCTGATCTGGCGCGACGGCGTCCCCGAGGGGGAGACGACCGCCGAGGTCACCGCCCGCGTGGACGAGGTGATCGGCTGGGCCCGCTCGGCCGACCGCGACGTCCTGCTGTTCGCCCACGGCCACATCCTGCGTTCCCTGGCCGCGCGCTGGCTGGGCTTCCCGCTGGACTTCGGCGCCCGCATCCGCCTCAATCCGACGTCCCTGTCGATCCTGGGCTGGGCCTACGGCGAACCGGCGCTGGAGAGCTGGAACGACGTGGGCCACCTGGCGGACTGA
- a CDS encoding LacI family DNA-binding transcriptional regulator, which produces MSTAELPQPHRIADVRRPTLNAVAARAGVGRGTVSRVINGSPKVSDRSRAAVEQAIAELGYVPNRAARSLVTRRTDSVALVVPDAENRLFSEPYFSEIIRGVSAGLAGAGMQLLLVLARDESEYARLAAYLSAQRVDGVLMMAVHNDDTLPDRLDELAVPTVLAGRRSDTERLGHVRADNRGGARLAVEHLLAGGRRSIATITGPMDMDVARERLDGYREALTRAGLAADEDLIASGDFTEEGGRAAMRALLRRRPGLDAVFAASDVMASGAVLELRAAHRRVPQDVAVVGFDDSIVARHIDPPLTSVRQPLEEMGRTMANLLLDEITHRGTGHRAVVLPTELVVRESA; this is translated from the coding sequence ATGAGCACTGCCGAACTGCCGCAGCCGCACAGGATCGCGGACGTCCGGCGCCCGACTCTGAACGCCGTCGCCGCCCGGGCCGGGGTCGGCCGCGGCACCGTCTCGCGGGTGATCAACGGCTCCCCCAAGGTCAGCGACCGGTCCCGCGCCGCCGTCGAGCAGGCGATCGCCGAACTGGGCTACGTCCCCAACCGTGCCGCCCGTTCCCTGGTCACCCGCCGCACCGACTCGGTGGCCCTGGTCGTCCCCGACGCCGAGAACCGGCTCTTCTCCGAGCCGTACTTCTCGGAGATCATCCGAGGCGTCTCCGCCGGACTCGCCGGTGCCGGGATGCAGCTGCTGCTGGTGCTGGCGCGGGACGAGTCCGAGTACGCGCGCCTCGCGGCCTACCTGTCCGCACAGCGGGTGGACGGGGTGCTGATGATGGCCGTGCACAACGACGACACCCTGCCCGACCGGCTGGACGAACTGGCCGTGCCGACCGTGCTGGCCGGGCGGCGCAGCGACACCGAGCGGCTCGGGCACGTCCGCGCCGACAACCGGGGCGGCGCCCGGCTCGCGGTCGAGCACCTGCTGGCGGGCGGCCGCCGGAGCATCGCCACGATCACCGGTCCGATGGACATGGACGTGGCCCGCGAGCGCCTCGACGGCTACCGCGAGGCACTGACCCGCGCGGGCCTCGCCGCCGACGAGGACCTGATCGCGTCCGGCGACTTCACGGAGGAGGGCGGGCGCGCCGCCATGCGCGCGCTCCTGCGCCGGCGCCCCGGCCTCGACGCCGTCTTCGCCGCCTCCGACGTGATGGCCTCGGGCGCGGTCCTGGAACTGCGCGCCGCGCACCGGCGGGTGCCGCAGGACGTGGCCGTCGTCGGCTTCGACGACTCGATCGTGGCCCGGCACATCGACCCCCCGCTGACCAGCGTCCGCCAGCCCCTGGAGGAGATGGGCCGCACCATGGCGAACCTGCTGCTGGACGAGATCACCCACCGCGGCACCGGCCACCGGGCCGTGGTGCTGCCGACGGAACTGGTCGTGCGGGAGTCGGCCTAG
- a CDS encoding spermidine synthase — MGRSRNARRDAAVAVGVVEETVDGGLARLVPDPDRGRAWTLTIDGAPQSHVDLDDPAYLSFEYQRRLGHVIDLAVPPGKPVHAVHLGGGALTLARYVAATRPRSTQQVVERDASLVRLVRRELPLDPNARIRVRSTDAREGLAKVPDGWADLVIADVFSGARTPAHLTSTEFLDEVRRALKPSGVYAANLADGPPLAHLRGQIATAAARFGELALIADPAMLRGKRFANAILVASDLPLPIAELTRRAASDPHTARVEHGRRLTDFTGGARPVTDAAAVDSPAPPPSVFR, encoded by the coding sequence ATGGGCAGGTCGAGGAACGCGCGGCGCGATGCGGCGGTCGCCGTCGGTGTCGTCGAGGAGACGGTCGACGGCGGGCTGGCGCGGCTCGTGCCGGACCCCGACCGCGGCCGGGCGTGGACCCTCACGATCGACGGGGCGCCGCAGTCGCACGTCGACCTGGACGACCCGGCGTACCTCTCCTTCGAGTACCAGCGCCGCCTCGGCCACGTCATCGACCTCGCCGTCCCGCCCGGCAAGCCCGTCCACGCGGTGCACCTCGGCGGCGGCGCCCTCACGCTGGCCCGGTACGTCGCCGCGACCCGGCCCCGCTCCACCCAGCAGGTCGTGGAGCGGGACGCGAGCCTGGTCCGGCTGGTGCGGCGCGAGCTGCCGCTGGACCCCAACGCGCGGATCCGGGTGCGCTCGACGGACGCCCGCGAAGGACTCGCCAAGGTGCCCGACGGCTGGGCCGACCTGGTCATCGCCGATGTCTTCAGCGGCGCCCGCACCCCCGCCCACCTCACCTCCACCGAGTTCCTGGACGAGGTCCGCCGCGCCCTGAAGCCGTCCGGGGTCTACGCCGCCAACCTCGCCGACGGCCCCCCGCTCGCCCATCTGCGGGGCCAGATCGCCACCGCCGCCGCCCGGTTCGGCGAACTCGCGCTGATCGCCGACCCGGCCATGCTGCGCGGCAAGCGCTTCGCCAACGCGATCCTGGTCGCCTCCGACCTGCCGCTGCCGATCGCCGAGCTGACCCGCCGCGCCGCCTCCGACCCGCACACCGCCCGGGTCGAACACGGCAGACGGCTCACCGACTTCACCGGCGGGGCGCGCCCCGTCACGGACGCGGCGGCCGTGGACTCGCCGGCCCCACCGCCGTCGGTCTTCCGCTGA